CACTGATAACAGCCTCGAGGGTTTTCTCAAGAAGTGAGTAGTTATGATGATGACGTGACTGTGGTCAAGTGGTTAGACAGTAAAGTTACACATCTTGCTTCCAATTTTATTGGCATTGGAGATAAAGATTTCGTTAGAAGGTGGTGTAAAAAGGAGAAGAAATTTATCGAAGCTGAACGCCCCGAAGTGGTCAAAAAGTATAATCATGCAATGGGTGGAGTTGATTTATTAGATCAACTGATGAGCTATTACAGaacatttataaaatcaaaaaaatgGACCCTTCGTATGATATTTCATGCATCAGATTTGGCAGTGGTTCAAGCATTCCGCGAGTACCAAATTGATAGTGATTTAGTTGGCgtaccaaaaaataaacaactcacTTTACTTCACTTTCGTCGTCGGTTAGCTGATAGTCTGGTGTTacgcaataaaataaacattgggAAAAGAGGACGGCCAAGTGGCAGTAGCCCAGCTCCACAGATCATACCTAGAAGACCAGGAGAGATTCGTCCTGAAGCTGAAATAGCTCGAGACGGTGTTGGGCATTTTCCTGCACATGACGAAGGACTTGGGACGCGGTGCAAGAGGGTGGGATGCACGGGAAGAACCCGAATAAAATGCATCAAATGCAAAATTCACTTGTGTCTCACCAAAGACAAAAATTGTTTCCTAGCATTTCAtacgtaaacaaaaaaaaaacactatttgATTGTAGAAGACTGATTTCTGTATCGACTCCAAAGAAGTACATACCTgatcttatgtttttttttgttaatttttaatgataatattttgtctaattattttcacaaaaacaattaaaaatttctaataaaaaaactcAAACACTGACTACATTTTATTGTTCCAAGTAAATCCTAATATACTACTTTTATCATCACATAGGACGGATGTGCACATTTGTGcacaaaaagaaaaactgaTTTTTCTTGAAAAGTCGACTGCCTggaattttttctttattttttctttatttcttgtGGCCCACTCTAGatacaggatttttttttagattgattgagaaaaaaaaaataattccggTCTGAAAGGGTTAACAGGTCAGTGATCTTCCTTTCTTGCACTAGTATtagggtcggttcatatctAACGGAATATGCGTCGCGTATTatcggtcgcgtaacgccaGAACTGACAAATGTATAGAAAAACACTCGACCGTTCACACTCAACCGGTGATACGTTAGTGCGTCGAGCGTACAGCGTCTATTCCGTTTCCGTCAACGCATTATCGGTCGACGTAAGAGCGGCAACGTCGCGCGCGCCACGCTCTACGTGTATTTTGATTGATGCATACAGACCAGGCGTAACATTAGCAGAGATCGTTTGTGTACAGGCCGTTCcaagttttttgaaaatgtttgatACAGAACGATTTATCACGGAAGTGCAAAATAGAATATGTCTAtggaacataaaagaaaaatcttaTAGCGACCGACAAGCCAAGAGACGGGCTTGGGAGGAAATTGGAGAAATATTAATACTTGAGTGGGAGACATATGATACAAAAAAGAGAAATGAATCACGTaagttaatgtttattttattattagtattctTATATAAATTGGTCTTGGTACTGCAATATTCCttcgttacaaaaatattgttttaaaaaatcccTATTATCGGTGGCAGTCGTTATTCTAGTTGATGTTACTGTGGGTAAAGTCTGTAAGTGGCATATTTGAATTTCATTAAGATAGCTGTCTCTTCGTCGAAGAACAAAATTATGAAGTATACAAGCAGCCTTCACTATCTCCATAGCGAAATCGGGTTCGGTAAGAATAGCAGTGTGAAGTACTCTCCACTTATTGCACAATAATCCAAATGAACACTCAACACATCTACGCGCTCGACTGAgtctataattaaaaattcgtTTTTCTCTATCAATATTGCCACTAGGATACGGCCGcattatatttttctgtaaaGGAAACGCTTCATCTCCAACTAATACAAATGGTTTTGGGGGTCCATTAGAATTTGGTAAAGTTCTGTTTCCTGGAATATTGAAGTCATTTTCTAAAAGTTTTTTACCCATAATTGATTGTTTAAAAACGTTGCTATCAGCTTCTTTGCCATAAGCACCAACGTCAATGGCTACAAAGTAGTAATCTGCATCTGAAATAGCCATAAGGACAATAGAAAAgaattttttatagttaaaatattggGAACCACTAAGATTCGGAGCTCTTATGCGAATATGTTTCCCATCTACTGCTCCCACACAGTTTGGGAAAttagttttttcataaaattgatCAGCTATATTTAACCACATTTCTTCATTCGGGCAAGGCATTTCTGTTTCTCGCAGCGTCATCGATATCACTTTGCAACATTCTTTAATTATTCCGGATATTGTAGATACTCCCGTCAGGAAGTCCAGGGATAGTGTTTTAAAACTCATTCCAgttgatatcatcatcatcatcatcatcagcctatcgcagtccactgctggacataggcctctccaagtgcacgccactgagatctattttcggcttctatATTCCAGTTGATaaatatctgaaaataaataaaacttcatcatcatcatcatcatcatctcagccataggacgtccactgctgaacataggcctccccctttgatctccacagatacctgttggaagcgacctgcatccagcgtcttaataataaaacttaattaatcATTAACTAATCTATAAGctactaaattaaataattattccattttttaaTAATCATGTACCATTTCTATTTCAGTTATTGACCTCCAGAAAAAATGGAAACATCTCCGTGACTACTATgttagagagaaaaaaaaaagagaacaATGTTCGCAGTGGAAGTTCTGCTGCTGCAAAGAAGAGGAAAACGCCATACGTAGAAATGCTTCGTTTCTTAGATGTTTTAAGAGAAATGCGCCCTACAACTAGTAATATAGAAGCTGAATTTTATGAAACAAGTGGTGAAGAGAACCAACTACAAGAGACTGGAAGCGAATCGTCAAATTCCAGTTCCAAGCGTGCCAGTCGCAAAGACCAGAGTATGACAATGTTTCAGAGGTCATTAATTAACAGTATGGAGAAATCTTCACAAGATGATAGTGATTCAGATAAGCAGTTTTTGCTGTCGTTACTTCCACAGATGAAAAAATGTCTGAAGCACAAAATTTTGACTTCCGTTTAGATATTATgaatttggtaaaaaaatatagatttgcTACAACAAGTACAGTGCAACAATGTAACATCCAGTCCGATCAAGGTAATTACGAACAAGGTCGTCTGTCATTGCCGCAGACTTCTCAGTTTGAACACACCGGTTACTATACAGCTGACTACTATACGGACTCACCACAATCAGCGACCTCGCAGGTTTCAATTGAAGAAGATATTGAAGCATTAATGCAGAGTTAATCCGttacgtttatttaaaaattggttgattttggatttttgtatcattttaatatacatgtcaataatattaaaatactaatGTCAAGAACAAAAGCAGTTATTATTATACAACTTACCTGTATCTACCTCTAATATCTTACCTCAATGTAATACTCAGTCTTTCTTCAGGAGTAATGGCACATTGAAATTTCGTATCATATTAAGTTATGAAACATTTCACAATCttaaggagttcatcaaaagaTTCTATGGACATGCGGTAATACTGAATAAATTTTGTAGGATAGTTTCTTAACGTTGCATATAGACAATTAAATTGGCCACTTGATATTCTTTTAGTATTTAAAGGATGCACCCAATATCGACGTTTCCTTTTTCGGTCTTGTTCTAAAGCCTCCCAAATAGCAATTATTTCGATAGGcttcattttaaaattcaatatcacaCAACACAACCGCTCTGTAGATGCTAAACGTAGAAACTGACTAGTGGCAGGACGGAtgatacgctcgacgcattttccgttTGATATGAACCGACCCATTCGACCGAATAGACGCGACCGATGATACGCTCGACGCATcatccgtcagatatgaaccaaCCCTTACTGTTATTCGTAAGACTTCCGTGTTCCATTTATGCAGCGCATATTAACTTTTTCTCAgctaccgtaattcaaatcgattatttacgtatttaatttcctGAAAACCTCCTgaaatatggcacggatgcaaatcaacagcatATCTATCACCATGTCTAGAAAGAAGTCAAATCTTTCCCAATATTCGGAAGGAGCTACAAGGTCAGGGATCATTAGATCCCAAGAATCCATCGAAGAGCGCCAGGAGAGACTTGATGCTGTTTGAGAACACCAGGCTGCAACTCGATCCCAGGAAACCACTTCAGATCGCGAAGCACGCCTGTGTTCACAGCGTATTTACGCATCGACTTCTAGATCTCTACAGTCAAGTGCGGAACGTGATGCATAGGGTGCCGCTGAGACTGTATTTATACCGCGCATACCACTCATCCCCAACAATTTCCCATTTCAATTTAAGCGCACACAGTTCCCTGTTCTGCATGCGTTGCCATGATAATAAACAAGTCACAGGGGCAGACGCTTAAAGCAGCTGGTTGACCTGTCAATTAGCTACTTTTCTCATGGCCATTTATATGTTGCTATAAATCAAGGGTCAGTAACGTTTCCGGTATTTATATACTAGCGGCTGAAGGAAAAACCCCAAATACTGTTTAACGTAATGGCACCGGTTTCCGACTAGCTTCCTCTATCCGACCATTTTGGTTTTtatccattaaaacatttaaaatatcgcGCGAAAGCCGTGAAACCGAACGCATTCAATTTAGTATAACTCATCGTACATCAATTGTCAAAACttgtgtttcaaatgtcaacgGACACTCTGTCATTTCAACAAAAGCTACGCAACGGAGTAGTTCGTATCAAGTTGAATgtgaaaaaaacataaatctgTGAAAACAAACATCTGGGTTTTTGTGAAGAATACTCTGGTAAGTTTagcatttttttactttatacgTTTTATTAGTGTATTAACGCCTTAAAATTTCAGTATGCAAAAAAAATCttgcttatttttatatatttatcggCTAATTAATTGTGGACGGAATGAGGTGCCctataaaatcataatattcCGAATACCGACCACTTGGTCGGTAAAAGAAATTTTGCACgttgtaaataaaactaattttctaTTATTCGTGTTGTTTTGTGAGTGTTTCGTTTTCATTTACTGATTCTAAAAGATATCATTGGTCGGATACACTTTAATGGATAACTTTAAtggattttttgtaaaattcgtTTTAACTTGCACTTTTTTTCGGTTTACTTCCTGTTCATTTCCAAAGACCACTCTGGTTTTAAAACCTTATACTTTATGTTTATTAGACATAATTGCATAATTACAATGCTGTTAGATTTTTATAAGTGTGTGTGAAATAGAAACGCGctaaaaaattaatataaatttcgGTTTAGAGGACTTATTAGGCAAATATAGGATTGGTCGGAATCTGGATACGATTTGTTTCGCTTGCCCCTGTTTCCGTCCAACTCCGGTGCTTTTGGTTTCGGTGTGCTTGTTTAAAATTGCATGTGTTTATTTCAGGTACATCATCATGAGTGATAAGAAAAGGTTAAAGTATTCGCAGGAAAATATGGAGAAAGCACTACGAGATATACGAGAGAAGAAAATGAGTATAAATCAGGCTGCAAAATCATACGACATTCCAAAAACAACGATATTAGACAGATTAaaagacaaatataaaaatccAGGTAACATAGGCGGTCCAACTGTACTGACAAGCTCAGAAGAAATGTATCTAGTGAAATGGATTTTAGAATTGGGCGAAGTCGGTTTTCCGATAACGAAGACTCAGTTACTGGATTCTGtcactaaattaattaagagTTTAGGCCGTCAAAATCCTTTTAAAGATGGCCAGCCGGGTAAGAAATGGTATAATGGCTTTCTTGCTCGCCACCCGGAAGTTTCGAAAAGAGTTCCACAATCTCTCACAACATGCAGAGCGATTGTTTCGGAGAATAATATTAGGAGCTGGTTTTCAAAAATACGGCAATATtttgttgataataaattaatagaacTTCTCCAAGACCCCAAACGTATCTTCAATTGTGATGAGAGCGGTTTTTATCTGTCGCCTCAAGAAAAGCAAGTACTAGTCAGAAAAGGCTCGAAAAAAGTGTACAATCGTACTGTCAACGACGAGAAAGAGTGTTTGACGGTTTTACTTACAGTAGCTGCTGATGGGGCAATACCTCCACCATTGATTATGTTTCCGTATAAACGCTATGTTCCGTCGTACATCACAGCCAATATGCCTAAAGGGTGGGGAATGGGTCACTCTGATTCTGGGTGGATGACTAGTGAGACATTTTATGAATACATCACAAATGTCTTTCACCCATGGTTAAAAGAAAAAGGAATCCAAATGCCAGTAGTTCTTTTTCTGGATGGTCATTCATCTCACATTAATATTAATCTGAGTGAATACTGTAAAGAACATGAGATAATTCTGATAGCATTCTACCCCAATGCTACTCACCGTCTACAGCCATTGGATGTAGGGGTATTTTATCCTTTAAAAAATTGTTGGCGCAATGATGTCCGGGAATGGCGTATGGCAAACAGCGGGAAAAAAATGCAGCGATCAGATTTTCCGATAATATTGCATAAGTCTATAAATGCAACACTTTCGCCTGCGATAATTGCAAAAACATTCCAAACGTAAGGGCTCTATCCGTTTAATGAGGATGCTATAGATTACTCGAAGCTAATAAAAGAAATTTCCAATGAAGAAAATAACAATCTAGCACTATCTACTGCTAATCAACACGTCACACACAAAACAGATGGCAGTCAACCATTGAATTTACTAAGTGAAGTGGAAGCTCGTTTGCCTACGgaagttgtaaataaatttaaaaatgttgactCTGAAATTGATCTAGACGAGAGATTTCTTGAACTCTATAAATTCTGGAAAAATATacaatctgaaaaaaatatatctatgaaTGAATCTACTTTTCAAAATAATCTGCCTAGTAACTTAAATCAAACTATTTCTGACATAATTATTAATGAAGAGTTTTGGTTAGCTAATGATGACGCAATTGAAGCAACAGTCGAATCAGATGGGTCTTTAAGCTTAGTGAATTTAATATCTCAGCCATCTACATCAAAGCAAGACCAAGCAAAAGATTCAGATATAAATACAGATTTAAACCTTCATGATCCACAACAACCAGACTACAAAACACCAGTTAAAAAATCACGATATTTCAGTGCGTTCTTTACATcataattgttttataaaaaataatctttgtaTTCGATTGCAGGTCTGACTCCGAAGTTGAATACCAGTCGCTGCCGGGGTGCTCAGCAGTAACCGAGGCTTCGAAAAACGTGCAGCCGAAGAAAAAGGCACCGAAGCGCAAAACTTCTGGGAGCGGCACCACGCCTTCGGAATCAACATCGAGGTAATTTTTGACTTTATTACTTACTTGTCGTGTATGTTATGTCCATTAGAGTTTTATTCACAAATCGAAACTAAACTCTAGTTTAGTAACGCAGAGAGCACTATCATAAATGTTAGATACGATATCTTTCATACATCACGTTTAGTTGGTCATATTTAGGAATTTCTTCTGTATCGTGGGTGCGTTTACAGACATAAATCTCACATGCACACACACACCTAGACCCCGAACAACTATCTGTAgattatacaaatatttgttccGTGCGGGAATCGAACCGCGACGCGCAATGCAGCAGTCGATCGCTCGACCACTGCGCCAACCGTGCCGTCAACTTTGAAGGTATTATTAtcgtaataattataaataaaatgttttattttgtttcagtaaAAACAAACATCATAGCTCGGACCTCTTCGGTTTAGAGAACGACAAGCTTCTCCCAGCGACATCGTGCGGAGACCTTGGATCGTCCCTCGTGAGCCGCGTCGCCAACGGGAAAGTTCGGCGGACAGCTGACCTAACGGGGGACTTCTACGTAGAGGTGAAAGTTTACCATAAGGCTGAAGCCGCTTCCACTCCTAGAGAGGATCGGTGGAAGAAGGCGTCGGTTGCACTGAAAGTGCAACTTAATAGAGGCTCCTCGACGTGGGACGCCttacaaatatttatgagaCGGGCTCATGAGTTATTTGATAACTCGGAGCCCATCTTTTATAGTGTATATCattgaaaatttaatgaatttaatttatttttttttttaatttaaaatttaattgaaaatgtcattttcacacatttttaatatttaattatagtttcGACACCAGTCTCTTTCATCATAGCCCCTATTGTGTATACCTAATGTGTTTTGGATATATTGCtttttacctaaataaataatttctttctaCTTATACTACACATAGCAGCATCTTCAGTAATTTATAGCTTGTTCTAACTTTAAAGTACAAGGTAATtagcataataataaaatgcctTTCTGTACTGTTTGTAACACATCTGTTGAGCGCAATCACTGGGTAGGTCATTTACGCAGTAacgatcataaaaataaaaatatttcacatttttgcGAAGGCGTTGAAATTATACATTCTGCATTTCGTAATCGTATAGCTTCTTATAGAATTACCGATTCGTTTGAAAATTGTTCTTTAgaatcatctatacatataataaatctgtagaaaagtaatttttgtacattgaagaaattgacaaaaaaaatagccagcatgttaaaggataactaacagaacccatttccatcatttttgtcatttttgtctgtttgtctgtttatctgtttgtttgttcgggattcacgtaaaatctacgaattaaatgcagacaatgcttatatacaaaaattctacgtaacttggggtattacttagtttttgtttcatcgaagtcgattcactctatcaaaagatatgatcaattttgtgaattcaagatgtaaaatattacgacacgcaatctatttgtcaaaactgtacatttgaatgttgtacttatattagttgatcggcctattattaa
The Helicoverpa zea isolate HzStark_Cry1AcR chromosome 13, ilHelZeax1.1, whole genome shotgun sequence DNA segment above includes these coding regions:
- the LOC124635750 gene encoding MFS-type transporter clz9-like, producing the protein MSDKKRLKYSQENMEKALRDIREKKMSINQAAKSYDIPKTTILDRLKDKYKNPGNIGGPTVLTSSEEMYLVKWILELGEVGFPITKTQLLDSVTKLIKSLGRQNPFKDGQPGKKWYNGFLARHPEVSKRVPQSLTTCRAIVSENNIRSWFSKIRQYFVDNKLIELLQDPKRIFNCDESGFYLSPQEKQVLVRKGSKKVYNRTVNDEKECLTVLLTVAADGAIPPPLIMFPYKRYVPSYITANMPKGWGMGHSDSGWMTSETFYEYITNVFHPWLKEKGIQMPVVLFLDGHSSHININLSEYCKEHEIILIAFYPNATHRLQPLDVGVFYPLKNCWRNDVREWRMANSGKKMQRSDFPIILHKSINATLSPAIIAKTFQT